A window of Nonomuraea angiospora genomic DNA:
GCCGTGAGAATCGGTGAACTGTCGCGACTGACGGGCGTGCCGACCCGCATGCTCCGCTACTACGAGGAGCAGGACCTCCTCCACCCGGAGCGCGCCGACAACGGCTACCGCCATTATCCGGAGTCGGCCGTCTACCGGGTTCAGCAGATCCGCGGCCTGCTCGACTCCGGCCTCACCACGGAGATCATCCGCCGCGTCCTGCCGTTCCTGAACAAGCCCGACGAGATCCACCTGCATCCGCAGTGCCTCACCCCGGAGCTGGCCGACCTCCTGGAGGCCGAGGCCGATCGCATCCAGCAGCGCATCGAGTGCCTCTCCCGCAACCGCGACGCGATCCACGCGTACCTGGCGGCCGTGCGATCTTCCTGAACCCGACCCGGCGCCTTTACAATGTAGATCACGTACAACGTACCAGGACAAAGGGGCCGATTCCCCGCACGTTCGAGTTACTGATCAACGGCGGCCCCTTGATCGAAAACGGGGTGTGGCGCTGCACCCGCCCTCCAAGATCGCTACGTATAGTGATCTCCGATGTCACTTCGTGATTACAGGGGGAGATCATGAGGAACAGCCTCATCGCCGTCGGCGGCGCGCTGCTCGCCGCGACCGCACTGTACGGCAGCGTCACGCCCGCCATGGCCGACACGGACTCGAAGCACCACAACCTGAAGCACTGCGGCCTCGGGGTGGACGACGACATTACCTATCACCACGTCACGGACCACGGCGTGTTCGCCGGGACCCGCGAGATCAAGGCCTGCAAGGACGGCGGCGCCGGCTGGGACTGGTCGTGGGACCCACACTGGAAGCACCGCAACTGGCCCACCAGCGGCAACGGCAACTGGGTCGGCACCTGGCCCGACCACGGCTTCCACCACGACCACTGATCAAGCCCCAAATCACGCGCTCGTCCCGGCGCCCACCACACAGGCACCGGGACGAGCACATTCAGCCCCCGCCACCCTCCAAGGCCCCGGCTGCCGTCCAGCGTTCCCGCCGCCCTTCAACCCCCGCCGCCCTTCAACCCCCGCCACCCTTCAACCCCCGCCACCCTCCAGACCCCTGCCGCCGATCAGGCCCCGACCGCCGTTGCGGCATCACCGCCGGGACGAGCGCGCCTGGACGCCCACCGACGTTGCACCCACCCCTGCTACAGACCGTTGCGGGCACCACCCGCTGGAAGGAGCCGTTGCGGCGCACCCCGCCGGGACGGGCGCGTCCGGCACGCCCGCCGGGAGGGGCCGCATCCGACACACCCGTCGCAACGCCCTCCCCCAGTCGGTTCTGCGTTCCGGGGACGATGCCGCCATGCTGGGACGGTGAATGATCCACTGAGCTGGTTGGCCCAGAACGCCGAATCGGGACCTCTCCCCGTCCGCGAGGGACAGTTCCACCGGGTCGTGATGGGCTCGGACCGGGTCGTGTGCCTGCCCCGCACCGAGGCGGCGGCCGCCCGGCTGCCCCAGCGGACGGCCATACTGCGCGTGCTCGCCGGGCTCGATCTCGGCTTCCGCATCCCCCGCCCGCTGTCCGAGGGCGCGGGCGAAACGCCGTACCTGGTGCTGAGCCGCGTCCCCGGCGCACCGCTGGAGAACGGCGCGCTCGACGACCCGGCGGTGGCCGAAGCGGCGGCGGAGCAGTACGCCGAACTGCTGGGCGCGCTGGCCCGGGCGGGGGCCGACGAGCGGGCGCGGGCGGCGCTGCCGTGGACGCCGGAGGATCGGTGGCGGCGGTTCGAGGCGGATGTCCGCGCCGAGTTGTTCGGGCTCATATCGGACGCCGGACGCCGGCGGGCCGAGCGGGAGCTCGCCGCAGCCGCGGGTCTCCCCCACGTCACCACGGCGGTGGCGCACGGCGACCTCGGCGCCGAGAACGTGCTGTGGGAGATCGACGGCGGGCGGCCCCGGCTCAGCGGCGTGATCGACTGGGACGAGGCCACCATCGGCGACCCCGCCGAGGACCTCGCCGCCATCGGGGCCGGCCACGGCGACGCGTTCCTGAACCGGGTGCTCGCGCTGGGCGGCTGGGCCGACGACGAGACGGCGGCCCGCATCGCCGCCATCCGCGGCACGTTCGCCCTCCAGCAGGCCCTGGACGCCCACCGGGACGGCGACGCCGACCAACTGACGGACGGCCTGACCGCCTACCGCTGACCACGTACCGCCGAGCGCCGCCCACACCCCCTCGCCGCCCGCACCCCACCCCCCGCGCCGCCCGTGCCCCCGCGCCGCCCGTGCCCCCCGCGTCCCGCGCCACCGCACGACCCGTGTGCCCGCGCCAATGCGGCAGGCGACCAGCGGGTAAGCACCGCAGCCAGGCCTGGCCGCGGGCGTTGCGTCCCACAGGCGGATCGTCCGCCTTCACGACGTGACCACCGCGATCACCGCTGGGAGCATGCCGCCCAAGGCCCATTGGAAGGCCATGCAGATCTTGCGGGAACGCTACGCCCTGCCTGCGATCATCACCACTGCTGACGCACTGCCGAGCCAGCTCACACCGTAGATGAGTGCAGCGGAGACGGCGGCGTTGGATGAGGTCGGCTTCGGCGGTGACGCGGGCGGAAATCTCCGCACCGAGACGGACGTACGGCCGAAGCCCGGCCAGGCGCTGGTGGCGGCTCTTGGCCTGCAGTTCGGGCGCGGTGCGGCAGGCCCGGGCCAGATCCTGTGGCGGAACTGGTGCAGCTTCCATCCCTGCCGACGCGGGTCAAGCTTGGCCGAAGCATTCTTTGAACAGGTACTCGGCACGCGGGTGGGACAGCCGTCCGCGTCCGGTGGTCGGGTCGATGTCGGCGGTCGCGGATGTGCGCGGGCCGGAGGCAGGCGCACATCCATCGGCCAGGAACAGCGGCCCTGCGGTACGGACGGTCGCTGCGCTCGGCCGATTGCCGCGAGCGGGCAGCATCGTCCCGCAACCCGTCGCGGTGCCACGACCGCGATCACCGATCCCGCCCGCTCCCCGGCGCTGAACAGAACTGGCCTGTCAACCGGAGCGGCGGAGGGTGCGGCGGACGGCCAGGCCGCCGAGGGCCGCCGACGCGAACGTCAGGATTGTGGCCTCGGTCCACTGGAAGCGCCAGAACCGGGACGGCGGGTGGTAGTACACCGCGTACCGGTAGCCCTTGCCGAACAGGCACGCCTGCCACGCCCTGGTGTTCTTGTCGCTCTGCCCCGCGTCCACTCGCCGTGGACAGCCGCTATGGGCCGGCTCGGCGACCTCCCTCCCGGACGGCTCCACCCAGGCGGCGCTCACCAGCCGGGCGTCGGGATCGTCCAGCAGCACAGCGCCGGACAACTCGGTACGCGCCGGCTCGGCGTAGTAGTCGCTCAGCTGGAACAACGCGAACATCGTCACCGCCACACCGGCCACGACCAGCGCCATCGCGGGCATCGTACGCCGGAACAGGGTGCCGGCCAGAGTGCCCAGCGCGAATGCGTACAGCCACCACGCCGCCGGCTCCACCCCGACCATGTTGAACACGCCGATATTGCCGAACGTGGAGTCGATCCCCGCCCTGAACACCGGCCGCCACAGGCTCACCATGAGCGACAGCAGCAGCCCTCCGGCCACGACCCCCGCGCCCAGGACCGACAGCTTGACCGCCAGCCACCGCCACACGGGCACGGACTGGGTCCAGGCCAGGCGGTAGGTGCCGCGCTCGTACTCGCGGCCGAGCAGCGGCGCGCCCCAGAACGCCCCGATCAGCGCCGGCGCCACCAGCGGCATCCAGCCGAACACGGAGTAGATCGCGTCGTAGCGCTGCCCGAGCGCCACCGCGAGGTCTCCGCACGCAACGGCGGGCCCGGGGCAGCCGGGCGGGGCGTGCTCGGCCACGTACCGGCTCGCCTCCACCGCCGAACCCAGCAGCAGCACCCCCAGCAGCGCCAGGAAGCCCACTGTCACGAGGATCTGCGCCCGGTGCTGGCGCCACGTCACCCAGATCACGCGCCCACCCCCGTCAGTCCCGGCAGCGCCGCTGACTCGGGGCTGCGCAGGTAGCCCATGACGAGCTCCTCCAACCTGGGGCG
This region includes:
- a CDS encoding phosphotransferase family protein, producing MNDPLSWLAQNAESGPLPVREGQFHRVVMGSDRVVCLPRTEAAAARLPQRTAILRVLAGLDLGFRIPRPLSEGAGETPYLVLSRVPGAPLENGALDDPAVAEAAAEQYAELLGALARAGADERARAALPWTPEDRWRRFEADVRAELFGLISDAGRRRAERELAAAAGLPHVTTAVAHGDLGAENVLWEIDGGRPRLSGVIDWDEATIGDPAEDLAAIGAGHGDAFLNRVLALGGWADDETAARIAAIRGTFALQQALDAHRDGDADQLTDGLTAYR
- a CDS encoding MerR family transcriptional regulator; the protein is MRIGELSRLTGVPTRMLRYYEEQDLLHPERADNGYRHYPESAVYRVQQIRGLLDSGLTTEIIRRVLPFLNKPDEIHLHPQCLTPELADLLEAEADRIQQRIECLSRNRDAIHAYLAAVRSS
- a CDS encoding ABC transporter permease, encoding MIWVTWRQHRAQILVTVGFLALLGVLLLGSAVEASRYVAEHAPPGCPGPAVACGDLAVALGQRYDAIYSVFGWMPLVAPALIGAFWGAPLLGREYERGTYRLAWTQSVPVWRWLAVKLSVLGAGVVAGGLLLSLMVSLWRPVFRAGIDSTFGNIGVFNMVGVEPAAWWLYAFALGTLAGTLFRRTMPAMALVVAGVAVTMFALFQLSDYYAEPARTELSGAVLLDDPDARLVSAAWVEPSGREVAEPAHSGCPRRVDAGQSDKNTRAWQACLFGKGYRYAVYYHPPSRFWRFQWTEATILTFASAALGGLAVRRTLRRSG